One window of the Rissa tridactyla isolate bRisTri1 chromosome 9, bRisTri1.patW.cur.20221130, whole genome shotgun sequence genome contains the following:
- the LOC128914949 gene encoding olfactory receptor 10C1-like, with the protein MKSYEEGTTGNKTSAIIFVILGFSHRPDMKVIFFILFLCIYIITVLGNLIILLVINMDPVLHTPMYFFLTNLSFLEICYTSVTLPRVLVSLLSSDTSISFAGCAAQMYFFLFFGATECCLLAAMAYDRYLAICSPLHYMDIMNKKVCMQLAASSWICGNLVALGHTTFIFSLPFCGSNVINHFFCEIQPVLMLVCGDTYWNELQIILAAAFVILMPFLLILVSYSLIISSILKIRSARGRYKAFSTCFSHLTVVTLFYGTAVFIYIRPKSSYSLDVDKVLSLFYSVLTPILNPIIYSLRNRELQRALCSALR; encoded by the coding sequence ATGAAATCCTATGAAGAAGGGACCACTGGAAATAAAACTTCTGCAATCATATTTGTTATCCTGGGTTTTTCTCATCGCCCAGATATGAAAGTCATCTTCTTCATCCTATTTCTATGTATTTACATCATCACGGTGCTGGGAAACCTGATTATTCTTCTTGTAATTAACATGGACCCTGTCCTGCACActcccatgtacttcttcctcacAAACTTGTCATTCCTGGAGATCTGCTACACCTCTGTGACCCTGCCCAGAGTGCTGGTCAGTCTTCTTTCAAGTGATACGTCCATCTCTTTTGCAGGTTGTGCTGCACAgatgtatttctttctgttctttgggGCAACTGAGTGCTGCCTCTTAGCTGCTATGGCATATGACCGCTACCTAGCCATATGCAGCCCCCTGCATTACATGGATATCATGAATAAGAAGGTATGCATGCAGCTGGCTGCTTCCTCATGGATATGTGGCAACCTCGTGGCCCTTGGGCACACTACATTTATCTTCTCTTTGCCCTTCTGTGGCTCCAACGTGATCAACCATTTCTTCTGTGAGATCCAGCCAGTGCTGATGCTGGTGTGTGGAGACACTTATTGGAACGAGCTACAGATCATTCTGGCTGCTGCCTTTGTCATCCTGATGCCTTTTCTGCTCATTTTGGTGTCCTACAGCCTCATCATTTCCTCCATCCTCAAAATCAGGTCTGCCAGAGGAAGGTATAAAGCATTCTCCACTTGCTTCTCACATCTGACTGTAGTGACGTTGTTTTATGGGACAGCTGTGTTCATCTATATACGTCCCAAATCCAGCTATTCACTGGATGTGGACAAGGTGCTCTCTCTGTTCTATTCTGTATTGACCCCTATATTGAACCCTATTATCTACAGCCTCAGGAACAGGGAG